TACCGAACAGCGAGAAGTGGATGTGGGCCGGCCGCCAGGCGTTGACGTGGTTGCGCCACGGGTACGGGCCCGGCTGGACCGTGGTGAAGCGGTAGAGGCCGTCGGTGTCCGTGATCGTGCGGCCGACGCCGGTGAAGTTCGGGTCCAGCGGGGCGTCGTGCTGCTCGCGCTGGTGGGCGTAGCGGCCGGCCGAGTTCGTCTGCCAGATCTCCACCAGCTGGCCGCGGACCGGCCGCCCGTCCCGGTCCAGCAGCCGGCCGGAGACGGTGATGCGCTCGCCGATCGGCTCGCCGTGGTGCTGCCGGGTGAGGTCGTTGTCGGTCTCGGTGATGTCCCGCTCCCCGAAGGCGGGCGAGGACAGCTCCACCAGCTCCGGGTCCTTGGTGACATCGATGGTGATCGGCGGCTGTTTCGGGTGGCGCAGCACCGAGGAGCGGTAAGGGGCGTAGCCGCGGCGCGGATGGTGCTCGACGGGCGCGCCGTCGGCGACGCGCTTCTCGTACGCGGCGTGCTCGGCCGCGATCTCGAGGTCGATGTCGCGTTGGGTGAGAGTCATAGGGGTTCCTGTGGGTCCTGATGGTCTCGGCGAGGAGTAGTTAGTCAGGGCACTGAGTATTAAGCGAAGTGTTCCTCACGCTGCCACTGGCGGACCGAGGCGTCAAGACCTCCGACAAAGCGGAGGTCAGTGCCATGTGTGACCCGCAGACAGGTCGGCCACCACCCGGTAATGTTCAGTACACCAACGAATACGACCTCGGGAGCGCGTATGGCCGCGGTGGACCTCTCCACCCACCCCGGGCACCTGGCCCGGCGGCTCCAGCAGGCGCACTACCTGCTGTGGAACACCATGGTCTCCGAGGAGATCACCTCGCCGCAGTTCGCGGTCCTCAACGCGCTCGTCGCCGAACCCGGACTCGACCAGCGCACGGTGGGGGAGCGGGTGGGGCTCGACCGGTCCACCATCGCCGAGGTGATCAGCCGACTCGGCCGGCGCGGACTGCTCGACAAGGTGCGCGACCCGCAGGACGGCCGCCGCTTCCTGCTGCGCCTCACCGACGAGGGGCTGCGCACCCACCGCAAGCTGACCGTGCGCACGGCCCGGATGAACCAGGTCTTCCTGGCCCCCCTCTCCGCCGAGGAGCAGACCGTCTTCTTCGACCTCATCCGGCGGGTCGCCGACGCGGCCGAGGAGCTCCGCAACCCGGTGGAACCCCTCGTCACGCGGCCCTGAACGCGGCCCTGAACGCGGCCCTGAGTCCGGTCAGGCCTTCACGAACACCACCCACACCTGACCCCGGGCGAAGTTCACGGGCGCACCGTCGTTCGTCGTGAACTCCGTACCGTCAGTCGCCTTCTCGCGCTCCCAGCGCACGTCGTACGCCCGGCCGCCACGCAGCACCTCGGCCGTCCCCGAGCCGACCGTCTCGGTGTACGGCGTGTTGTTGCCGAGGAAGTCGCGGAAGGCGGACTCGCGCACCTTCACGTGCTGCACGACCACCGTCGCGGGCGCCACCCGCTGCCCGTCGGTCGTCACGGTCGGCGTCCCGTCCTGCGAGACCAGCCAGCTGCCCTGGTCCGCGGACCAGGTGAAGGTGAAGCGCGCGGCCGGATAGCGCACGGTCCGCGAGGTCTCCCGCTGCCCGCCCTCGGGCGCGGCGCCGTAGCGGAAGCCGGTCGTCAGCGCGTCCTCGCCCGGAGCGGAGGACAGCAGCTTGTCCGGGCGCAGATAGAGGTTGTGCGGCGAGGCTCTGTCGGAGTCGCGGAAGAAGGCGTCGGCCACCTTGCCGGGCGTCTGCGCGTCCAGGGGTGCCTTGTTGATCAGGGGCAGCAGCTTGCTGTGCGCCCCGGAGAAGGCGAAGATCGGCTGCTCGAACTGGCGCAGCAGCTCCAGGTCGGACTCGCGGGCACTGCGCACCGGCCCGACGACCTCGGGCAGCTGGGTCGCGTACACCGCCATCAACCGGCTCAGCCCGCCTTCGACCTGCTCGGCGTAGACGACGTCCGCGGCGTTCAGGCCGGTCTGGGGCAGGGCCGCGCGCACGTTGTCGATCTTCACGGCGAGCACGGATCCGGCACGGCTCGTGGGGTCGGCGGGGCTCTGGTTCGGGGCGGGCGGGCTCGGCCGGCCGCGCCCGTCGTCGGCCGGGCCGCCCGATCCCGTGCAGCCCGCCGCCAGCGCGGCCGTCACCGAGGCGGCCAGCAGCGCCACCGTCGTAGTGGCGCGTCGCCCGCGCGCCTTGCGTCCCATGCCCACCGTGGCCACCTATCTCGTGTCATTGATTGTGCGCTTATCGGCCCGTTGGTGGCCATACCTGACCGGTTCTGATTGCGCGCGGTGAATGGACCGATCGGGCCAGGTGCGGCGGTTCGCACGCCGGGCGCCCGGGTACCCGGTGCCACCGCAGGACCGAACGGGACCTGCAGACGTGACGGAGGGAGCGCTCCGCGATGAAGGCAGTGACCTGGCAGGGCAAGCGGGACGTCCGGGTGGAGAACGTGCCCGATCCGAAGATCCAGGAGCCGACGGACGCCGTCATCCGCGTCACCTCCACCGGACTGTGCGGCTCCGACCTGCATCTGTACGAGGTGCTCACCGCGTTCATGACACCGGGTGACATCCTCGGCCACGAGCCGATGGGCGTCGTCGAGGAGGTCGGCGCCGGTGTGCCGGACCTCGCGGTGGGCGACCGGGTCGTGGTGCCGTTCCAGATCGCCTGCGGCGGCTGCTGGATGTGCCTGACCGGGCTGCCGACACAGTGCGAGACCACCCAGGTCACCAGCGAACACATGGGCGCCGCCCTGTTCGGCTACACCCGCCTG
The nucleotide sequence above comes from Streptomyces sp. NL15-2K. Encoded proteins:
- the pcaH gene encoding protocatechuate 3,4-dioxygenase subunit beta, with translation MTLTQRDIDLEIAAEHAAYEKRVADGAPVEHHPRRGYAPYRSSVLRHPKQPPITIDVTKDPELVELSSPAFGERDITETDNDLTRQHHGEPIGERITVSGRLLDRDGRPVRGQLVEIWQTNSAGRYAHQREQHDAPLDPNFTGVGRTITDTDGLYRFTTVQPGPYPWRNHVNAWRPAHIHFSLFGTAFTQRLVTQMYFPNDPLFDYDPILQSVTDDAARQRLVATYDHSLSVPEFSLGYHWDIVLDGPNATWIEEGR
- a CDS encoding MarR family transcriptional regulator, with the translated sequence MAAVDLSTHPGHLARRLQQAHYLLWNTMVSEEITSPQFAVLNALVAEPGLDQRTVGERVGLDRSTIAEVISRLGRRGLLDKVRDPQDGRRFLLRLTDEGLRTHRKLTVRTARMNQVFLAPLSAEEQTVFFDLIRRVADAAEELRNPVEPLVTRP
- a CDS encoding DUF3048 domain-containing protein, with the protein product MGRKARGRRATTTVALLAASVTAALAAGCTGSGGPADDGRGRPSPPAPNQSPADPTSRAGSVLAVKIDNVRAALPQTGLNAADVVYAEQVEGGLSRLMAVYATQLPEVVGPVRSARESDLELLRQFEQPIFAFSGAHSKLLPLINKAPLDAQTPGKVADAFFRDSDRASPHNLYLRPDKLLSSAPGEDALTTGFRYGAAPEGGQRETSRTVRYPAARFTFTWSADQGSWLVSQDGTPTVTTDGQRVAPATVVVQHVKVRESAFRDFLGNNTPYTETVGSGTAEVLRGGRAYDVRWEREKATDGTEFTTNDGAPVNFARGQVWVVFVKA